AAGGTCGTCATGACCTCGGCGGTCGCGATGAGAGTCTTGGAGGGCACGCAGTCGGTCAGCACCGACGCGCCACCCAGACCGTCGCAGTCGACGACGGTCACCTCCGCGCCGAGCTGGGCCCCCACGAGGGCCGCCTCATACCCGCCGGGTCCGCCGCCGATGATCACGATCCGGGTCACGAAAACTCCGCCTCACGTCTACCCGGCCGGCTGCCGCCCCGGCCGGGGCTTCCGGGGGGTCTCCCCGGGGGATGCATTCCGTGCCCCATTGTCCCGCACGCTTCAAGGTGCTTCTCCCCCGGTCCGGCCATCCGGGCGCGGTCCGGGCACCATCCGGGCACGCGGCCATCCCCGCCCCTCCCGTACCCTCGACCTCATGTCGCTCTACGCCGCGTACGCCGGCAACCTCGACCCGCGGCTGATGACGCGCCGCGCCCCGCATTCGCCGCTGCGCGGCACGGGCTGGATCAACGACTGGCGGCTGACCTTCGGCGGTGAGCAGATGGGGTGGGAGGGCGCCCTCGCCACGATCGTCGAGGCCCCGCGGCACCAGGTGTTCGTCGCGCTGTACGACATCGCACCGCTGGACGAGGACTCCATGGACCGGTGGGAGGGCGTCGGGCTCGACATCTACCGCCGGATGCGGATCCGCGTCCACACGCTGGACGGCGAGGAGGCGGCGTGGTGCTACGTACTGAACGGCTACGAGGGCGGCCTGCCCTCGGCGCGCTACCTCGGTGAGATCGCGGATGCGGCCGAATCGGCGGGCGCACCGCACGACTACGTGATGGAACTGCGCAAGCGCCCCTGCTGAGGCCACCGGGCGCGAGCTCCCGAGCCTCCCGAGCCACGCGAGCGATGCGGGCGATGCGGGCGATGCGTCGGACAGCGGTCCATTCGGTGGAAACGACAAGACAACGATCCGAACACCGTGAGCTGCGCCATCTACGCGCGTAGGCAATGCTCGGCTACGCTCGTCTGCGTGAACGCATCTGTTACCGACCCCTTCGCCGACGCCACCGCCGCAGCCGCCCGCCTGCGTGAGCTGACCGGCGCCGAAACCCACGATGTCGCCCTCGTCATGGGCTCCGGCTGGGCCCCCGCCGCAGAGGCGCTGGGCGCACCCGAGGCCGAGTTCCCCGTCACCGAGCTGCCCGGCTTCCCGCCGCCCGCGGTCGAGGGCCACGGCGGCAAGATCCGCTCGTACAAGATCGGCGACAAGCGTGCGCTGCTCTTCCTCGGCCGGACCCACTACTACGAGGGCCGCGGCGTCGCCGCCGTCGCCCACGGCGTGCGCACCGCCGTCGCCGCCGGCTGCAAGACCATCGTCCTGACCAACGGCTGCGGCGGTCTGCGCGAGGGCATGCAGCCCGGCCAGCCCGTCCTGATCAGCGACCACCTCAACCTGACGGCCGCCTCGCCGATCGTCGGCGCGAACTTCGTGGACCTGACCGACCTGTACTCGCCGCGCCTGCGCGCGATGTGCAAGGAGATCGACGAGACCCTCGAAGAGGGCGTCTACGTCCAGTTCCCCGGCCCGCACTACGAGACCCCGGCCGAGATCAACATGATCCGCGTCATGGGCGCCGACCTGGTCGGCATGTCCACGGTCCTCGAGGCGATCGCCGCCCGCGAGGCCGGCGCCGAGGTGCTCGGCATCTCCCTGGTCACCAACCTGGCGGCGGGCCTGTCCGGCGAGCCGCTGAACCACGAAGAGGTGCTCCAGGCCGGCCGCGACTCGGCCGCGCGCATGGGCAAGCTGCTGACCCAGGTCCTCGCCCGCATCTGAGGCACCGGCACCGTACGAGAAGAACCCGTACGAGAGACAAGGCGGAAGTAGTGCAGGAACAGGACGACCTGATCACCCGGGCCCAGGCCTGGCTGGCGGAGGACCCGGACCCGGAGACGGCCGAGGAGCTCGCGAAGCTCATCGAGGCCGGGGACGTCACGGAGCTGGCGGACCGGTTCTCCGGCACCCTCCAGTTCGGCACGGCCGGACTGCGCGGCGAGATCGGCGCGGGCCCGATGCGGATGAACCGCTCGGTGGTCATCCGGGCCGCGGCCGGCCTCGCGGCCTACCTGAAGGCCCAGGGCCATGCCGGCGGCCTGGTCGTCGTCGGCTACGACGCGCGGTACAAGTCCGCGGACTTCGCCCGCGACACCGCCGCCGTGATGACCGGCGCGGGCCTGCGCGCGGCCGTCCTGCCCCGCCCGCTGCCGACGCCGGTCCTCGCGTACGCCATACGGCACCTGGGTGCCGTAGCCGGCGTCGAGGTGACCGCGAGCCACAACCCGCCCCGGGACAACGGCTACAAGGTCTACCTCGGCGACGGCTCGCAGATCGTGTCCCCCGCGGACACCGAGATCGCCGCGGAGATCGGGCGCGTGGAGACCCTCGCCTCGGTCCCCCGTCCGGAGTCCGGCTGGGAGGACCTCGGCGACGAGGTCCTGGAGGCCTACCTGGCCCGTACGGACGCCGTCCTGACCCCCGGCTCCCCCCGGGGCGTGCGGACCGTCTACACGGCCATGCACGGCGTCGGCAAGGACGTCGTCCTGGCCGCCTTCGCCCGCGCCGGCTTCCCGGCCCCGGTCCTCGTGGCCGAGCAGGCGGAGCCGGACCCGGCCTTCCCGACGGTGGCCTTCCCGAACCCGGAGGAGCCGGGCGCGATGGACCTGGCCTTCGCGACGGCCGCCCGGGTGAACCCGGACATCGTCATCGCGAACGACCCGGACGCGGACCGCTGCGCGGTGGCCGTCCCCACCGCGGACGGCTGGCGCATGCTCCGCGGCGACGAGGTCGGCGCGCTGCTGGCGGCCCACCTGGTCCACAAGGGCGCGCAGGGCGTCTTCGCGGAGTCGATCGTGTCGTCCTCGCTCCTGGGCCGGATCGCGGAGGCGGCGGGCGTCGGCTACGAGGAGACCCTCACCGGCTTCAAGTGGATCGCCCGCGTCGAGGGCCTGCGCTACGGCTACGAGGAGGCGCTCGGCTACTGCGTGGACCCCGAGGGCGTCCGCGACAAGGACGGCGTCACCGCCGCCCTGCTGGTGGCGGAGCTGGCCTCGGAGCTCAAGGAGCAGGGCCGTACGCTGACCGACCTGCTCGACGACCTGGCGATGGAGCACGGCCTGCACGCCACCGACCAGCTGTCGGTCCGCGTCTCGGACCTGTCGGTCATCGCCTCGGCGATGGCCGCGCTGCGCGCGCAGCCGCCGGTGTCGCTGGCGGGCCTGCGGGTCTCCTCGGCGGAGGACCTGAACCGGGGTACGGCGACGCTGCCGCCCACGGACGGCCTGCGCTACTACCTGGAGGGCGACTACAAGGCCCGGGTGATCGTGCGGCCGTCGGGCACGGAGCCGAAGCTGAAGTGCTACCTGGAGGTCGTGGTCCCGGTGGCGGACGCCGCGGACCTCGCGCCGGCCCGCACCCGCGGCCAGGAGATCCTGGACGGGATCAAGAAGGACCTGTCGGCAGCCGCCGGCATCTGATTTCCTCCCGCGCCGCTCGCGCGGCTCGGCCCCGAGGGGCCTCCCCGCTTCGCGCCGCTGCACCGGACTCCGTCCGTGGGGTGCAGTCCAGGGGCTTCGGCCCCTGCCCGGCCCCCTGAGCTCCGGCTCGGGGGGCCTTCGGCGTCCCCGGGGCGAGTCCGGGGGCGCGCCTACCCGCACCTGATGACGGCCGGATCCCCCCACGGGCCACCCGAGCGCGTCAGATCGCTGCGCGCGTCTCCCGTCTCGGCGTCCGGCGGCCGCCCAGAGCGTTCAGCCGAGGTCGAGCAGCATCACGTCGTGCAGGGGTGCGCCGGGCCACGGGTGTGCATCACCCACCTTGCGGTAGCCCCATGCGCGATAGGCGGCCACGGCCGCTTCGCTGTCCGGGTGGACGTTGAGCAAGACCCGTTCGGCGTCGACGGTGGCGAGCAGGGTGTCGTGCAAGCGGCGGGCGACGCCCTGTCGACGCCAGGCGGCGCGCACGGCGAGTTCCATCAGACCGAAGGTTCGACGGCCGTCCTCGCGCCGCATGTCTTCAGGAACCGGCTCCAAGAGCTGATCCCACCAACCCGTTTGGGGGCCGAGGGGGTACCCGTACGCCATGCCGACCGGCCGACCGTCTTCGGTCGTCGCCAGCGCTCCGAGGAAAGTGCTCTTACGGGTTTGGGCCCGGAACCGGCGGAAGGCGGCTGATACCTCCGCGTCGCTTTCGGCATAGGGCGGTTCGGCGAACGCCTCGGCGTAGACCAGGCGGAAGGCGTCCTCTGCGCTCGCTGCAGCCGAGCCGTCGAGCCGTATGACGCGGATCTGTGACTGACTCATCCCGGACCCTTTCGAACGGTCTCGTGAATGCGCGCGACGCAGTCGCGGGCGGTCTGGCTGGGAATCCCGGCCGCTGACCTCTGGAAGTCACACACCTTGCCCAGCAAGCGGGGAGAAGCGATCCCACCCCACGTGTCCAGGACGCCGTATACCTCGGCACACGCTTCTTCGAGCTCTCCGGCTGCCAGCAGGGCATCGGCGAACCTGATCCGGTAGGAGGCACTGTTCCGGGCCAGATCGCCGCCGATGCCTTGCACGGCGGCACGAAGGAACGGCACCGCTCGCTGTGGTTGGTTCGCCCTCATGTACATGTCGGCAGTGGCGTAGTCGACTTCGAACGGCCCCACAAACCGAGCCCAGTTGGGCACTTCTTCGTCGGAATCAGCACGCCCCTGATATTGAACGGACCGGCTGAGAGCCCGGCGTGCGCTTGCCAGATCCCCTGAGTGAATGGCCACGTTGGCACTCCGAAGTGCGATCACGAGGTGAACGGTCGCACCGGCCTGTGTCCGAGCCGCCAAGCGGTATGCGTTCTCCACGGCACTCGCCGCCTCCCACGTTCGATCTGCCTTGATCGCCAGTAGGACCAGGGTCTCCAGCACGGAAATCTGAAGGAGGGGG
The Streptomyces sp. NBC_01296 DNA segment above includes these coding regions:
- a CDS encoding phospho-sugar mutase, producing the protein MQEQDDLITRAQAWLAEDPDPETAEELAKLIEAGDVTELADRFSGTLQFGTAGLRGEIGAGPMRMNRSVVIRAAAGLAAYLKAQGHAGGLVVVGYDARYKSADFARDTAAVMTGAGLRAAVLPRPLPTPVLAYAIRHLGAVAGVEVTASHNPPRDNGYKVYLGDGSQIVSPADTEIAAEIGRVETLASVPRPESGWEDLGDEVLEAYLARTDAVLTPGSPRGVRTVYTAMHGVGKDVVLAAFARAGFPAPVLVAEQAEPDPAFPTVAFPNPEEPGAMDLAFATAARVNPDIVIANDPDADRCAVAVPTADGWRMLRGDEVGALLAAHLVHKGAQGVFAESIVSSSLLGRIAEAAGVGYEETLTGFKWIARVEGLRYGYEEALGYCVDPEGVRDKDGVTAALLVAELASELKEQGRTLTDLLDDLAMEHGLHATDQLSVRVSDLSVIASAMAALRAQPPVSLAGLRVSSAEDLNRGTATLPPTDGLRYYLEGDYKARVIVRPSGTEPKLKCYLEVVVPVADAADLAPARTRGQEILDGIKKDLSAAAGI
- a CDS encoding GNAT family N-acetyltransferase, which encodes MSQSQIRVIRLDGSAAASAEDAFRLVYAEAFAEPPYAESDAEVSAAFRRFRAQTRKSTFLGALATTEDGRPVGMAYGYPLGPQTGWWDQLLEPVPEDMRREDGRRTFGLMELAVRAAWRRQGVARRLHDTLLATVDAERVLLNVHPDSEAAVAAYRAWGYRKVGDAHPWPGAPLHDVMLLDLG
- a CDS encoding purine-nucleoside phosphorylase, whose product is MNASVTDPFADATAAAARLRELTGAETHDVALVMGSGWAPAAEALGAPEAEFPVTELPGFPPPAVEGHGGKIRSYKIGDKRALLFLGRTHYYEGRGVAAVAHGVRTAVAAGCKTIVLTNGCGGLREGMQPGQPVLISDHLNLTAASPIVGANFVDLTDLYSPRLRAMCKEIDETLEEGVYVQFPGPHYETPAEINMIRVMGADLVGMSTVLEAIAAREAGAEVLGISLVTNLAAGLSGEPLNHEEVLQAGRDSAARMGKLLTQVLARI
- a CDS encoding gamma-glutamylcyclotransferase; this encodes MSLYAAYAGNLDPRLMTRRAPHSPLRGTGWINDWRLTFGGEQMGWEGALATIVEAPRHQVFVALYDIAPLDEDSMDRWEGVGLDIYRRMRIRVHTLDGEEAAWCYVLNGYEGGLPSARYLGEIADAAESAGAPHDYVMELRKRPC